The following proteins are encoded in a genomic region of Periophthalmus magnuspinnatus isolate fPerMag1 chromosome 21, fPerMag1.2.pri, whole genome shotgun sequence:
- the LOC117389854 gene encoding dedicator of cytokinesis protein 9-like isoform X2: MQGRVSKAKKELVIHSPQQYKNSPIIEAEEDAVPQVKPKVIEPLDYENVLVQRKTQILSDVLRDMLQFPLEDFEISTLRRQGRTVFSTVPENAEREAQRLFVQECIKTYKSDWHVVNYKYEDYSGDFRQLPVKVSRPDKLAVHIFEVDEDADKDEDTASLGSQKGGITKHGWLYKGNMNSAISVTMRSFKRRYFHLAQLGDGSYNLNFYKDEKISKEPKGTIFLDSCMGVIQNTKVRRFAFELKMQDKSTYLLAAESEGEMEEWINTLNKILHSSFEMAMQEKRNGEVHDDDDLGKSDSSPGSMDSFQSSRDIATRLLNETRLKLFTLDPDTQKLDFSGIEPDVKQFEEKFGKRVLVNCNDLSFNLQSCVAENEEGPTTNVEPFYITLSLFDIQNGRKISSDFHVDLNHPSVRGMLPSNTSQYINGGGDIHTEVRLVHGVPESVMQYPRQGVFSVTCPHPDIFLVARIEKVLQGGINHCAEPYMKNSDSTKVAQKVLKNAKLACGRLGQYRMPFAWAARPLFKDASGTLDKGARFSALYRQDGNKLSNEDMLKLLADFRKPEKMAKLPVILGNLDVTIDNVAPDLTNCVTSSYIPVKQFDVSEKATIFFEVEEFVPCLAKCSQPFTTYSNHLYVYPKYLKYDGQKSFAKARNIAVCIEFRDSDDEDAVSLKCIYGRPGGPLFTKNSFAAVLHHQQNPEFYDEFKIELPTQLHEKHHLLFTFYHISCESNSKASTKKRELVETQVGYAWIPLLKDGRVIMNESHIPVAANLPPGYLSCQDGAKHTNSEVKWVDGGKSLFRISTHLVSTVYTQDQHLHNFFHHCQSHKSASPVSGGQLVKYLKSLHAMEAHVMIKFLPTILNQLFRVLTTATQEDVAVNVTRVMIHIVAQCHEEGLEHYLRSYVKYVFRTEPYTSANSRTIHEELAKAMMAILKPSTDFLTSNKLLKYSWYFFEALVKSMAQYLIESCKVKLSRNQRFSASFHHTVETLVNMIMPHITQKYKDNLDAARNANHSLAVFIKRCFNLMDRGFVFKQINNYMNCFVPGDPKTLFEFKFEFLRVVCNHEHYVPLNLPMPFGKGRILRFQDFQLDYSLTDDFCKNHFLVGLLLREVCAALREFREIRQISICVLKNLMIKHTFDDRYTSKSQQARLATLYFPLFGLLQENVNRLNVKEVSPLAVNHSNNNGKEESLFTNTLMTPPRSSTFLDTSLHKDVFGAISASSPHNSSTPNINLVRNTDSRGSLISTDSGNSLIEKSNDKTNSLDKNLPPSTVGNTLRGDKLDQTEIKSLLMCFLHVLKSMSEDALFTYWNKASSAELMDFFTLLEICLHQFRYMGKRYIARNQDGAGPVAHERKSQTLPVSRNRAGMMHARLQQLSSLDNSFTFNHTYSHSDADVLNQSLLEANIATEVCLTVLDTLSVFIMGFKTQLCSDHGHSPLMQKVFEVHLCFLRINQSETALKQVFISLRTFIYKFPCTFFEGRADMCAAFCYEILKCCNSKLSSIRSDAAHLLYFLMKSNFDYTGRKSFVRTHLQVVIAVSQLIADVIGIGSTRFQQSLSIINNCANSDKTIKNTAFPSDVKDLTKRIRTVLMATAQMKEHERDPEMLVDLQYSLAKSYASTPELRKTWLDSIARIHVKNGDLSEAAMCYVHVAALVAEYLERKGMFKQGCSAFRVVTPNIDEEASMMEDVGMQDVHFNEDVLMELLENCADGLWKAERYELISDIYKLIIPIYEKRRDFEKLAHLYDTLHRAYSKVTEVMHTGKRLLGTYFRVAFFGQGFFEDEDGKEYIYKEPKFTPLSEISQRLLKLYSEKFGQENVKMIQDSGRINPKDLDSKYAYIQVTHVTPYLDEKEVGDRTTDFEKSHNIRRFVFEMPFTISGKKQGGVEEQCKRRTILTTTHCFPYVKKRIAIMYQHHTDLSPIEVAIDEMSKKVAEIKQLCSSSEVDMIRLQLKLQGSISVQVNAGPLAYARAFLDDSCAKKYPDNKVKQLKEVFRHFVEACGQGLGINERLIKEDQQEYHDEMKANYRDLARELSIIMHEQISPVEDGMKSVLPDSLHIFNAISGTPTSATIQGIPSSSSVV, from the exons ATGCAAGGAAGAGTGAGCAAAGCTAAAAAGGAGTTGGTGATACATAGTCCGCAGCAGTACAAGAACTCTCCCATCATAGAAGCTGAAGAAGATGCAGTACCACAG GTAAAGCCGAAGGTGATCGAGCCTCTGGACTATGAGAATGTGCTGGTGCAGAGGAAGACCCAGATCCTCAGTGATGTCCTACGAGACATGCTGCAGTTCCCCCTGGAGGACTTTGAA ATCTCCACTTTGAGGCGGCAAGGAAGAACTGTTTTTTCAACGGTGCCTGAGAACGCAGAGAGAGAAGCTCAACGCCTGTTTGTCCAAGAG TGCATTAAGACCTACAAGTCCGACTGGCACGTTGTCAACTACAAGTATGAGGACTATTCAGGGGACTTCAGACAGCTGCCTGT CAAAGTGTCCCGGCCTGACAAACTGGCTGTCCATATCTTTGAGGTGGACGAGGATGCTGACAAAGATGAG GACACGGCCTCCTTAGGATCACAAAAGGGAGGGATCACCAAACATGGCTGGCTTTACAAAGGCAATATGAACAGTGCCATCAGTGTTACTATGAGG TCTTTCAAGCGCAGGTATTTCCATCTAGCACAGCTGGGAGACGGCTCCTATAACCTCAACTTTTACAAGGATGAGAAAATCTCCAAAGAGCCCAAAGGAACCATATTTCTGGACTCCTGTATGGGTGTAATccag AATACCAAAGTCCGGAGGTTTGCCTTTGAGTTGAAGATGCAGGATAAGAGCACGTACCTGTTGGCAGCGGAAAGCGAGGGGGAGATGGAGGAATGGATCAACACCCTCAACAAGATCCTCCACAGCAGCTTTGAGATGGCCATGCAGGAGAAGAGGAACGGAGAAGTCCATGATG ATGATGATCTTGGAAAGTCTGACAGTTCCCCTGGCAGCATGGACAGCTTTCAG AGCTCCAGAGATATTGCGACTAGGCTGCTGAATGAGACCCGGTTAAAGCTTTTCACACTGgatccagacacacag AAATTAGATTTCTCAGGAATTGAGCCAGATGTGAAGCAGTTTGAAGAGAAGTTTGGCAAGCGCGTGCTGGTGAACTGTAATGACCTCTCTTTTAATCTGCAAAGCTGTGTGGCCGAGAACGAGGAGGGACCCACCACCAAT GTGGAGCCTTTCTACATCACCCTGTCCCTGTTTGACATCCAAAATGGCCGAAAGATCTCGTCTGACTTCCATGTAGACTTGAATCACCCGTCTGTTCGAGGGATGCTGCCCAGTAACACGAGTCAGTACATTAACGGAGGAGGAGACATCCACACTGAGGTCCGGCTAGTCCACGGAGTCCCAGAGTCAGTCATGCAGTATCCCAGACAG GGAGTCTTTTCAGTAACATGCCCACATCCAGATATCTTCTTAGTGGCAAGAATAGAAAAAGTTCTTCAAGGGGGAATCAACCACTGCGCTGAACCCTACATGAAAAATTCAGACTCCACCAAG GTGGCGCAGAAGGTTTTGAAAAATGCCAAGCTTGCATGTGGCAGATTAGGACAATACAGGATGCCTTTTGCCTGGGCTGCAAG GCCTCTGTTTAAAGATGCTTCAGGAACTCTTGATAAAGGAGCTCGCTTCTCTGCACTGTACAGACAGGACGGAAACAAGCTGTCCAACGAAGACATGCTCAAACTGCTGGCTGACTTCAGAAA ACCCGAGAAGATGGCCAAGCTCCCTGTAATCCTAGGAAATCTTGATGTTACTATCGACAACGTAGCCCCTGACTTGACGA ATTGCGTTACCTCATCCTACATTCCTGTGAAGCAGTTTGATGTCAGTGAGAAGGCCACCATTTTCTTTGAAGTGGAGGAGTTTGTTCCCTGTTTAGCCAAATGTTCCCAGCCGTTCACCACCTACAGTAATCACCTCTACGTCTATCCAAAGTACCTCAAGTATGATGGGCAGAAGTCATTTGCTAAG GCAAGAAATATAGCGGTATGCATTGAGTTCAGAGATTCAGATGATGAGGATGCTGTATCACTAAag TGTATCTATGGCCGACCTGGAGGACCTTTATTTACCAAAAATTCCTTCGCTGCAGTATTGCATCACCAGCAAAACCCAGAGTTCTATGATGAG tttaaaattgagcttcCCACTCAGCTGCACGAGAAACATCACTTGCTCTTCACCTTTTATCACATCAGCTGTGAGAGCAACAGCAAGGCCAGTACCAAAAAGAGGGAACTGGTCGAAACTCAAG TGGGTTACGCCTGGATCCCGTTGTTGAAAGATGGTCGTGTGATCATGAATGAAAGTCACATCCCAGTAGCTGCCAACCTCCCCCCTGGATACCTCAGCTGTCAGGATGGTGCCAAG CACACAAATTCTGAGGTCAAATGGGTGGATGGAGGCAAATCACTATTCCGGATATCTACTCACTTAGTTTCCACAGTCTACACTCAG GATCAACATTTGCACAATTTCTTTCATCACTGTCAGAGCCACAAATCTGCATCTCCAGTGTCAGGAGGACAACTGGTCAAATATCTTAAG AGTCTACATGCAATGGAGGCTCATGTAATGATCAAGTTCCTGCCCACCATCTTGAATCAGCTGTTCCGGGTGCTCACCACTGCAACCCAGGAAGATGTGGCTGTCAATGTGACCAG AGTCATGATCCACATTGTTGCTCAGTGCCATGAAGAAGGCTTGGAACATTACTTGAGATCATACGTGAAG TATGTATTCAGGACTGAGCCTTACACATCAGCCAACAGCAGGACAATTCATGAGGAACTGGCCAAAGCCATGATGGCCATCTTGAAGCCCTCCACTGACTTCCTCACGAGTAACAAACTGCTCAAG TATTCCTGGTATTTCTTTGAAGCCCTGGTCAAGTCCATGGCTCAGTATTTGATTGAGAGTTGTAAGGTGAAG ctCTCCAGAAATCAGCGTTTTTCTGCATCCTTCCATCACACGGTAGAGACTCTGGTCAATATGATAATGCCACATATCACCCAGAAGTACAAAGACAATCTGGACGCAGCCCGAAACGCCAACCACAGCCTTGCAGTCTTCATCAAG AGATGCTTTAACCTAATGGACAGAGGCTTTGTGTTCAAGCAGATCAACAACTACATGAACTGTTTTGTGCCTGGAGACCCTAAG ACATTGTTCGAATTCAAGTTTGAATTTCTACGTGTTGTGTGTAACCATGAACACTATGTGCCATTGAACCTGCCTATGCCATTTGGAAAAGGAAGGATACTGAGATTTCAAG ATTTCCAGCTGGATTACTCTCTGACAGACGACTTCTGTAAAAATCACTTCCTGGTGGGACTGCTCCTCAGGGAGGTGTGTGCAGCACTGCGGGAGTTCAGGGAAATCCGTCAGATTTCTATCTGTGTGCTGAAGAACCTGATGATCAAGCACACGTTTGATGACCGCTATACCTCCAAG agcCAACAAGCCAGACTGGCCACTCTGTACTTCCCCTTGTTTGGCCTACTCCAGGAAAATGTAAATAGGCTGAATGTGAAAGAGGTTTCGCCCCTTGCGGTCAATCATTCCAACAAT aATGGGAAAGAGGAGTCCCTCTTCACCAATACTCTGATGACCCCTCCAAGATCCAGCACATTTTTGGACACCAGCTTGCACAAAGATGTTTTTGGAGCTATTTCTG CATCTTCACCTCACAACTCATCCACTCCAAACATTAACCTGGTGAGAAACACAGATTCCCGTGGCTCCCTCATCAGCACTGACTCTGGGAATAGCCTGATAGAGAAGAGCAACGACAAGACCAACTCCCTAGACAAG AACCTGCCCCCATCCACTGTGGGAAACACACTGAGAGGAGACAAACTGGACCAGACCGAGATCAAGAGCCTCCTCATGTGCTTCCTGCATGTGCTTAAAAGCATGTCTGAAG ATGCTTTGTTCACATACTGGAACAAAGCCTCTTCTGCTGAACTCATGGACTTCTTTACCTTGTTAGA AATATGCCTTCATCAGTTCAGATATATGGGGAAGCGATACATAGCAAG GAACCAGGATGGGGCAGGACCCGTGGCACATGAGCGGAAGTCTCAGACTCTGCCTGTGTCCCGTAACAGGGCAGGAATGATGCATGCCCGCTTACAGCAGCTCAGCAGCCTGGATAACTCATTCACATTTAACCACA CATACAGTCACTcagatgcagatgtgttgaACCAGTCGCTCCTGGAGGCAAACATTGCCACCGAGGTCTGCCTTACTGTCCTGGACACTCTCAGTGTCTTCATCATGGGATTTAAG ACACAGCTGTGCTCAGACCATGGTCATAGTCCGCTCATGCAGAAGGTTTTTGAAGTGCACCTCTGTTTTCTGAGGATCAACCAGTCGGAAACGGCACTGAAGCAGGTCTTTATCTCACTGCGCACCTTCATATATAAG TTTCCCTGTACATTTTTTGAAGGACGCGCCGACATGTGTGCCGCATTCTGCTATGAAATCTTGAAGTGTTGTAACTCCAAGCTGAGCTCCATACGCAGTGACGCGGCTCACCTGCTGTATTTCCTCATGAAGAGCAACTTTGACTATACTGGTCGCAAGTCTTTTGTTCGAACACATTTGCAG GTGGTGATTGCTGTCAGTCAGTTGATTGCAGATGTCATTGGAATAGGAAGCACAAGGTTCCAACAATCTTTGTCAATAATTAATAACTGTGCCAACAGCGACAAAACTATTAAG AACACAGCTTTCCCATCGGACGTGAAGGACTTGACCAAACGCATCAGGACAGTTCTGATGGCCACAGCGCAGATGAAAGAACATGAGAGAGACCCAGAGATGCTCGTGGACCTGCAGTACAGTCTGGCCAAGTCTTATGCCAGTACTCCAGAGCTACGCAAGACCTGGTTAGACAGCATAGCGCGCATCCATGTGAAGAATGGAGACCTGTCAGAG GCAGCCATGTGCTATGTGCACGTTGCAGCACTTGTAGCAGAATACCTAGAGAGAAAAG GGATGTTCAAACAGGGTTGTTCAGCATTCCGGGTTGTAACTCCAAATATTGATGAAGAAGCGTCCATGATGGAAGATGTTGGGATGCAAGATGTCCACTTCAATgag GATGTTCTGATGGAGCTGTTGGAGAATTGTGCAGATGGACTGTGGAAAGCAGAACGCTATGAGCTTATTTCTGACATCTACAAACTCATCATCCCCATTTATGAGAAGCGCAGGGACTTTGAG AAACTGGCCCACCTGTATGACACACTACATCGTGCCTACAGTAAAGTGACTGAGGTCATGCACACTGGAAAGAGACTACTGGGGACCTACTTCAGAGTGGCCTTTTTTGGTCAG GGCTTTTTTGAGGATGAAGATGGTAAGGAATACATCTACAAAGAACCCAAATTCACTCCGCTCTCTGAAATATCCCAAAGATTGCTCAAGTTGTACTCTGAAAAATTTGGACAAGAAAATGTGAAGATGATTCAAGATTCTGGCAGG ATTAATCCTAAAGACCTGGATTCCAAGTATGCATACATTCAGGTGACGCATGTAACACCATATCTGGACGAGAAGGAGGTGGGCGACAGGACGACAGACTTTGAAAAGAGTCATAACATCCGGAGATTTGTGTTCGAGATGCCTTTTACCATCTCAGGCAAAAAGCAGGGGGGGGTGGAGGAACAGTGCAAACGCAGGACTATACTAACTA CTACACACTGCTTCCCATATGTAAAGAAGCGCATTGCCATCATGTACCAGCACCACACAGACTTGAGTCCTATTGAGGTGGCCATAGACGAGATGAGCAAGAAAGTGGCTGAAATAAAACAGCTGTGCTCCTCCAGTGAAGTGGACATGATCCGCTTACAGCTCAAGCTCCAAGGcagcatcagtgttcag GTGAATGCGGGGCCGCTTGCATATGCTAGAGCCTTTTTAGATGACTCCTGTGCCAAGAAATATCCAGATAACAAGGTCAAGCAGCTCAAAGAGGTCTTCAG GCATTTTGTGGAAGCGTGCGGTCAGGGTTTGGGCATCAATGAGCGATTAATCAAAGAGGACCAGCAGGAGTACCATGATGAAATGAAGGCCAACTACAGGGACCTGGCCCGAGAACTGTCTATCATCATGCATGAGCAA ATCAGTCCAGTGGAAGATGGCATGAAGAGCGTCCTGCCAGATTCATTGCACATCTTCAATGCCATCAGCGGCACCCCGACCAGCGCCACCATCCAGGGCATccccagctcctcctctgtaGTGTGA